The genomic segment TTATTATCTGCAATCCAAGCAAAACCTTGTTGAACGATATCAAATTTAATTTTGTTTTTCCCTGAAGTTGCTGTTACCGAATTATTTTGATTAAATTCATATCCAGGACTAGCACTTATTTCATCAGTAATTTTTTCACCCGGTCTAAAAGTTACAAATAATCTTGCATCTCTTTTATTAGATTTTGGTGCTTGTAAAACTGGTGATGATTGAGCAAAACAAACAGTTCCAGTTGGCTCAACTAAAACCATAGTTTGCCAATCTTTGTATTTTCCAATTTGTTTTAATTCTTCTGCATTTACAGCCGTAAAGCTAAACAATAATAATAAGGTTATAGAATTTAATAGTTTTTTAATCATGGGCATGGATTTGGATAAATTTTTTGAATTTCATTAATTTCATCAATGACTTCATCGGATAAATTAATATTTACACTTTCTATATTAGTTTTCAACTGCTCCATTGTTGTTGCTCCAATAATTACACTTGTCACGAATGGTTGAATTTCACAAAACTTCAATGACATTTGGGCAAAATCAAGATTATGTTTTTTTGATATTTCATAATATGCATCAACTGCCTTAGTCGTGTTGGGTTTATTATAACGAGTCCAAAAATCTCCATCTCTCTCAATTCTTGAATTCTTTGGCAATTGGTTGTTA from the Candidatus Pelagibacter sp. HIMB1321 genome contains:
- a CDS encoding invasion associated locus B family protein, which translates into the protein MIKKLLNSITLLLLFSFTAVNAEELKQIGKYKDWQTMVLVEPTGTVCFAQSSPVLQAPKSNKRDARLFVTFRPGEKITDEISASPGYEFNQNNSVTATSGKNKIKFDIVQQGFAWIADNKIEKKMVNVMKKGSRIMITGYNQKGSQTIDHYSLLGFTKAYNAAKTACS